In Calypte anna isolate BGI_N300 chromosome Z, bCalAnn1_v1.p, whole genome shotgun sequence, the following are encoded in one genomic region:
- the PRXL2C gene encoding peroxiredoxin-like 2C has protein sequence MEGPPSPPVRQQVGRTRGGEQRPEQEPEELREAARCLVLDADGRTVPFKALYGEQKAIVVFVRNFLCYTCKEYVEDLAKVPRAFLQEANVRLIVIGQSSYHHIKPFCNLTGYMHEMYVDPQREIYKILGMKRGEGNNISVRSPHVKSNMLLGSIRSIWRAMTGPAFDFQGDPAQQGGALILGPGNKVHFLHLDKNRLDHVPINRVLQLAGVKTVNFTNSPEIIDI, from the exons ATGGAGGGGCCGCCGTCTCCCCCCGTCAGGCAGCAGGTGGGCAGAACGCGGGGCGGCGAGCAGAGGCCGGAGCAGGAGCCGGAGGAGCTGCGTGAGGCCGCCCGCTGCTTGGTGCTGGACGCGGACGGGAGGACCGTCCCCTTCAAGGCCCTGTATGGGGAGCAAAAAGCCATCGTGGTGTTCGTGCGG AATTTTTTATGTTACACTTGTAAGGAGTATGTAGAAGACCTGGCAAAAGTCCCCAGGGCATTTTTACAA GAAGCAAATGTGAGGCTTATAGTTATTGGACAGTCATCTTATCATCATATCAAG cCCTTCTGCAATTTAACTGGTTATATGCATGAAATGTATGTTGATCCACAAAGGGAAATTTATAAAATACTTGGCATGAAACGAGGTGAAGGTAATAACATATCAG tgagaaGCCCTCATGTGAAATCAAACATGCTCCTGGGAAGCATTAGGAGCATATGGAGAGCAATGACTGGCCCGGCTTTTGATTTTCAAGGAGACCCCGCCCAGCAGGGAGGAGCTTTGATTTTAGGTCCAG GCAATAAAGTTCATTTTCTGCACCTTGATAAAAACAGACTGGATCATGTTCCCATTAACAGAGTTTTGCAGCTTGCAGGAGTTAAAACAGTGAATTTCACAAACAGTCCTGAGATTATTGACATATGA